In Lysobacter luteus, a single window of DNA contains:
- the trpA gene encoding tryptophan synthase subunit alpha: MTRIESRFAALRAAGRKALVPFMTAGDPSATATVPVMHALVEAGADVIELGVPFSDPMADGPTIQRSSERALSRGVGMGQVLGYVSEFRKQDRETPVVLMGYLNPVEIRGPEAFASAASEAGVDGALLVDLPPEEAAEFRAAFAAHGVALILLAAPTSSDARMASLCDQASGYLYYVSYAGVTGADHLDAGHAGGRLAVLRERSPVPVVAGFGIKDAASAVDMAASADGVVVGSALVQAMADASDDRDAAARAVAFLSPLRAALDAAALPGKPLR; encoded by the coding sequence ATGACACGCATCGAATCCCGTTTCGCCGCACTCCGCGCGGCCGGCCGCAAGGCACTGGTTCCGTTCATGACCGCGGGCGATCCGTCGGCCACCGCCACCGTCCCGGTCATGCATGCGCTGGTGGAAGCCGGCGCTGACGTGATCGAGCTCGGCGTGCCGTTCTCCGACCCGATGGCGGACGGCCCGACGATCCAGCGTAGTTCCGAGCGCGCGCTGTCGCGCGGCGTCGGCATGGGCCAGGTGCTCGGGTACGTAAGCGAGTTCCGCAAGCAGGACCGGGAGACGCCGGTGGTCCTGATGGGTTACCTCAACCCGGTCGAGATCCGTGGACCGGAAGCGTTCGCGAGCGCCGCGTCGGAAGCCGGGGTCGACGGCGCGCTGCTGGTCGACCTGCCGCCGGAGGAGGCCGCCGAATTCCGCGCCGCGTTCGCTGCGCACGGTGTCGCGCTGATCCTGCTGGCCGCGCCGACCAGCTCCGACGCACGCATGGCCTCGCTGTGCGACCAGGCGTCGGGCTACCTGTACTACGTGAGCTATGCGGGCGTGACCGGCGCCGACCACCTCGATGCCGGTCACGCCGGCGGCCGCCTTGCAGTGTTGCGCGAGCGCTCGCCGGTACCGGTGGTCGCAGGGTTCGGCATCAAGGATGCCGCGAGCGCGGTCGACATGGCCGCGTCGGCCGACGGCGTAGTGGTGGGCAGCGCACTCGTGCAGGCGATGGCCGATGCCAGCGATGACCGCGACGCCGCCGCCCGCGCAGTTGCTTTCCTGTCCCCCCTGAGGGCAGCGCTGGACGCCGCGGCCTTGCCCGGCAAGCCCCTGCGCTAA
- the aroC gene encoding chorismate synthase translates to MAGNTFGKLFAVTTFGESHGPAIGCVVDGCPPGLPLAAEDFRHDLERRATGRTRHTSARREADEVEILSGVYEGLTTGTPIALLVRNTDARSRDYDRIAAQFRPGHADYTYWQKYGIRDPRGGGRASARETTMRVAAGTIARKWLAQRHGVAVRGWLSQLGDVVPAGFDEGVVEGNPFFWPHAPQVQELEAYMDALRKSGDSVGARVDVVATGLPPGWGEPVYGKLDGELAGALMSINAVKGVEIGDGFASVAQRGSAHRDPIAPEGFASNHAGGVLGGISTGQPLRCSVAFKPTSSLRLPVDSVDTDGRPVEVVTTGRHDPCVGIRAVPICEAMVALVLMDQALRHRAQCGDVGDVDPRIPARKP, encoded by the coding sequence GTGGCCGGCAACACCTTCGGAAAACTGTTCGCGGTCACCACCTTTGGCGAAAGCCACGGGCCGGCGATCGGCTGCGTGGTCGACGGTTGCCCGCCGGGCTTGCCGCTGGCCGCCGAAGACTTCCGCCACGACCTGGAGCGCCGGGCCACCGGTCGCACCCGCCACACCTCGGCACGGCGCGAGGCTGACGAGGTGGAGATCCTGTCGGGTGTCTACGAGGGGCTGACCACCGGCACGCCGATCGCACTGCTGGTTCGCAACACCGACGCGCGCAGCCGGGACTACGATCGCATCGCCGCACAGTTCCGGCCCGGACATGCCGATTACACCTACTGGCAGAAGTACGGCATCCGCGACCCGCGGGGTGGCGGCCGGGCCTCTGCGCGCGAGACGACGATGCGGGTGGCCGCCGGCACCATCGCCAGGAAGTGGTTGGCCCAGCGCCATGGCGTGGCCGTGCGCGGCTGGCTGTCCCAGCTGGGCGACGTCGTGCCGGCGGGGTTCGACGAGGGTGTCGTCGAAGGTAACCCGTTCTTCTGGCCCCACGCGCCGCAGGTGCAGGAGCTGGAGGCGTACATGGACGCGTTGCGCAAGTCCGGCGACTCGGTCGGTGCACGCGTGGACGTGGTCGCCACCGGCCTGCCGCCGGGGTGGGGTGAGCCGGTGTACGGCAAGCTCGACGGCGAGCTCGCGGGGGCCTTGATGTCCATCAACGCGGTCAAGGGCGTCGAGATCGGCGACGGATTCGCCTCGGTGGCGCAGCGCGGCAGTGCACACCGCGATCCGATCGCGCCCGAGGGCTTTGCCTCCAACCACGCCGGCGGCGTTCTGGGCGGCATAAGCACCGGGCAGCCGCTGCGCTGCTCGGTCGCATTCAAGCCCACTTCCAGCCTGCGCCTGCCTGTCGACAGCGTCGACACCGATGGCCGGCCGGTCGAAGTGGTCACCACCGGCCGCCACGACCCCTGCGTCGGCATCCGCGCCGTGCCGATCTGCGAGGCCATGGTCGCGCTGGTGCTGATGGACCAGGCCCTGCGCCATCGCGCCCAGTGCGGTGACGTCGGCGATGTCGATCCGCGCATCCCGGCCCGAAAACCCTGA
- a CDS encoding aspartate-semialdehyde dehydrogenase — protein sequence MRRTVNVAVVGATGAVGETMLKILAERDFPIDRLHLLASERSAGEKAEFGARRIVVEDLATFDPAGIDIALFSAGGSVSREYAPKFAAAGAVVIDNSSAFRQDDDVPLVVAEVNPDAARDRPRGIIANPNCSTMQMLVALAPIHRAVGIERINVATYQSVSGTGRRALEELGRQTAGMLNFQEARPEVYPVQIAFNVIPHGGDFCDNGYTTEEMKLVWETRKILGDDSIAVNATVVRVPVFYGHSEAVHLETREKLSAADARALLAAAPGLEVVDTPEPGGYPTPVTHASGNDPVYVGRIREDISHPRGLALWVVADNIRKGAALNAVQLAELVLAER from the coding sequence ATGAGAAGGACCGTGAACGTAGCCGTCGTCGGAGCCACCGGGGCCGTCGGCGAGACCATGCTGAAGATCCTCGCCGAGCGCGACTTCCCGATCGACCGACTGCACCTGCTGGCGAGCGAGCGTTCGGCCGGCGAAAAAGCCGAGTTCGGCGCCCGCAGGATTGTCGTCGAGGACCTGGCCACGTTCGATCCGGCCGGGATCGACATCGCGCTGTTCTCCGCCGGCGGAAGCGTCTCGAGGGAGTACGCGCCGAAGTTCGCGGCGGCCGGGGCGGTGGTGATCGACAACTCCTCGGCATTCCGGCAGGACGACGACGTGCCGCTGGTGGTCGCCGAGGTCAACCCGGATGCGGCGCGCGACCGTCCGCGCGGGATCATCGCCAATCCCAACTGCTCGACCATGCAGATGCTGGTGGCGCTGGCGCCGATCCATCGCGCGGTCGGCATCGAGCGCATCAACGTGGCGACCTACCAGTCGGTCTCCGGCACCGGGCGGCGCGCGTTGGAGGAGCTGGGTCGGCAGACCGCCGGCATGCTGAATTTCCAGGAGGCCCGTCCGGAGGTCTATCCGGTGCAGATCGCGTTCAACGTGATTCCGCATGGCGGCGACTTCTGCGACAACGGCTACACCACCGAGGAGATGAAGCTGGTCTGGGAGACGCGCAAGATCCTCGGCGACGACAGCATCGCGGTGAACGCCACCGTGGTGCGGGTGCCGGTGTTCTACGGCCACTCCGAGGCGGTCCACCTGGAAACGCGCGAGAAGCTGTCCGCCGCGGACGCCCGCGCCTTGCTGGCGGCCGCGCCCGGACTCGAGGTCGTCGACACGCCCGAGCCTGGCGGCTACCCCACGCCCGTCACCCACGCGTCGGGCAACGACCCGGTCTACGTCGGGCGGATCCGCGAGGACATCTCCCACCCGCGCGGGCTGGCGCTGTGGGTGGTGGCCGACAACATCCGCAAGGGCGCCGCCCTCAATGCCGTGCAACTGGCCGAACTGGTGCTCGCGGAACGCTGA
- a CDS encoding type IV pilus assembly protein FimV: MNRFAQTALALALALASSSAAALGLGQLELKSKLGEPLVAEIQIISNDPGELERLRAGLASPETFARIGLQPPQGVVANLQFVSALDARGRPVIRVTSSEPIQQPLLTFLVEVDWGQGRLVREYSALLDTPRTVSAPLQPPIEAPEVAPSNTIVREPSPAPEPLPDEGMAAEPGAAPADATPIPVEAPDPSAIQPTAPSPAPVAAAPVATPVAPAARPTRYGEVRSGETLSQIARDLDLGVNLDQAMIALLNANPDAFINGNVNLLKQGVVLRVPEADEVRATSMAQAMAQVREQTRAWRAARAPTPQPVVADTAAGDAAPAAEGVANAASPTTTADARLEIVPPGASDASQAGTQSGTSAGGEGDTMRQELQQTRETLAARDAELTELQSRVAELEKLQSDQQKLLEMKDNELNAVQQRLAQVGDAEQAARASGLPWVLGGAALLVLALLAGWWMRRRPVRTPSFRPVAPEPSPLAAAFAERASSPQPVDVPTEAPAVATPPPPAPAVAVAPSPLREPRTVSSQDPLPSSGVPTWHAASSAKGPGVAPISPVDGAVADDNVEPVNSEAPGQERLELARAYLDLGDRDSARQLLDEVVIHGDLAARQQAARMLREFD, translated from the coding sequence GTGAACCGATTCGCGCAAACCGCCTTGGCACTGGCGCTGGCTCTGGCCAGCAGCTCGGCGGCCGCATTGGGGCTGGGCCAACTGGAACTGAAGTCGAAGCTCGGCGAGCCGCTGGTGGCCGAGATCCAGATCATTTCCAACGACCCGGGTGAGCTCGAGCGCCTGCGCGCCGGGCTCGCCTCGCCCGAGACCTTCGCCCGCATTGGCCTGCAGCCGCCCCAGGGCGTGGTGGCGAACCTTCAGTTTGTTTCTGCGCTCGACGCGCGCGGCCGGCCGGTCATCCGTGTCACCAGCAGCGAGCCCATCCAGCAGCCGTTGTTGACCTTCCTGGTCGAGGTGGACTGGGGGCAGGGCAGGCTGGTCCGCGAGTACTCGGCCCTGCTGGATACGCCGCGGACCGTGTCGGCGCCGCTGCAACCGCCGATCGAGGCGCCCGAAGTGGCGCCATCCAACACGATCGTGCGCGAACCGTCGCCTGCGCCGGAGCCGCTGCCGGACGAGGGAATGGCGGCCGAGCCGGGCGCCGCTCCGGCCGACGCGACGCCGATCCCGGTGGAAGCCCCGGATCCTTCCGCGATCCAGCCGACCGCGCCCAGCCCGGCGCCAGTAGCCGCGGCCCCGGTCGCCACACCGGTGGCACCGGCAGCGCGACCGACCCGCTACGGCGAGGTGCGCAGTGGCGAAACGCTGTCGCAGATCGCGCGCGACCTCGACCTGGGCGTGAACCTCGACCAGGCCATGATCGCGCTGCTCAACGCCAATCCGGACGCCTTCATCAACGGCAACGTCAACCTGCTCAAGCAGGGGGTGGTGCTGCGTGTTCCCGAGGCCGACGAGGTGCGTGCCACGTCGATGGCCCAGGCCATGGCCCAGGTCCGCGAGCAGACCCGTGCCTGGCGTGCCGCGCGCGCGCCGACCCCGCAGCCGGTGGTGGCCGACACCGCTGCCGGCGACGCCGCGCCCGCTGCGGAGGGCGTGGCGAACGCCGCCAGTCCGACCACAACCGCCGATGCACGGCTTGAAATTGTCCCGCCCGGCGCAAGTGACGCGTCGCAGGCGGGGACCCAGTCCGGCACCAGTGCCGGCGGCGAGGGCGACACGATGAGACAGGAACTGCAACAGACGCGCGAGACCCTGGCCGCGCGCGACGCCGAACTGACCGAGCTGCAAAGCCGCGTCGCCGAACTCGAGAAGCTGCAGTCCGACCAGCAGAAGCTGCTGGAGATGAAGGACAACGAGTTGAATGCCGTGCAGCAGCGCCTGGCCCAAGTCGGCGACGCCGAGCAGGCCGCGCGCGCATCGGGCCTGCCGTGGGTGCTGGGCGGGGCGGCGTTGCTGGTGCTCGCCCTGCTGGCGGGCTGGTGGATGCGGCGCCGTCCGGTCCGGACGCCGTCCTTCCGGCCGGTGGCGCCTGAACCTTCGCCGCTTGCGGCAGCTTTCGCCGAGCGGGCTTCGTCGCCGCAGCCGGTGGATGTGCCGACGGAAGCACCTGCGGTGGCCACTCCGCCGCCCCCGGCCCCTGCGGTCGCCGTCGCACCGTCGCCATTGCGCGAACCGCGCACCGTTTCGTCGCAGGATCCGTTGCCGTCGTCCGGCGTGCCGACGTGGCACGCCGCGTCATCGGCCAAGGGTCCGGGCGTGGCGCCCATATCCCCGGTAGACGGTGCCGTGGCCGATGACAACGTCGAGCCCGTGAATTCCGAGGCACCCGGACAGGAGCGGCTGGAACTGGCGCGCGCCTACCTTGACCTTGGCGACCGCGACAGCGCCCGGCAGTTGCTCGACGAGGTGGTAATCCACGGTGACCTGGCCGCGCGTCAGCAGGCCGCGCGGATGCTGCGCGAGTTCGACTGA
- a CDS encoding SCO family protein, producing MFNRTTLVILIAAVAAGLGLLASQKYFGAQPVPGWPQTQAVRLFQPARELPEFSLRQSDGTQLVPGELHGHWTLVFLGFTHCPDVCPMTLAQMSQAQKQWESIPEAIRPRVLFVSVDPERDSPGRIGEYAHAFHKDTLAATADVPALEKFAASLSMVFAKVPPADGEPDDQYSVDHSASMALLDPQGRMSGLVQPPFDPNLIAADLAALTEAAAP from the coding sequence ATGTTCAACCGCACCACCCTCGTCATCCTGATCGCCGCGGTCGCCGCCGGGCTCGGCCTGCTGGCATCGCAGAAGTACTTCGGCGCGCAGCCGGTGCCGGGCTGGCCGCAGACCCAGGCGGTGCGGCTGTTCCAGCCGGCGCGCGAGTTGCCCGAGTTCAGCCTGCGCCAGTCCGACGGCACCCAGCTGGTGCCGGGCGAGCTGCACGGCCACTGGACGCTGGTGTTCCTGGGTTTCACCCACTGCCCGGACGTCTGCCCGATGACGCTGGCGCAGATGTCGCAGGCGCAGAAGCAGTGGGAGTCGATCCCGGAAGCGATCCGCCCGCGCGTGCTGTTCGTTTCGGTCGATCCCGAGCGCGACAGCCCCGGTCGGATCGGCGAGTACGCCCACGCCTTCCACAAGGACACCCTGGCTGCCACCGCCGATGTGCCGGCGCTGGAGAAGTTCGCCGCCTCGCTGAGCATGGTGTTCGCCAAGGTGCCGCCGGCCGACGGAGAGCCGGACGACCAGTACTCGGTCGACCACAGCGCATCGATGGCGCTGCTCGACCCGCAGGGCCGGATGTCGGGCCTGGTGCAGCCGCCGTTCGACCCCAACCTCATCGCCGCCGACCTCGCCGCGCTGACCGAAGCCGCCGCGCCCTGA
- the asd gene encoding archaetidylserine decarboxylase (Phosphatidylserine decarboxylase is synthesized as a single chain precursor. Generation of the pyruvoyl active site from a Ser is coupled to cleavage of a Gly-Ser bond between the larger (beta) and smaller (alpha chains). It is an integral membrane protein.), with amino-acid sequence MSLSTKLTYALPHRLLSSLARRLAYSDHPRVRRWLIDNVTRRFGVDLSEASQSDPAAYPTFNAFFTRALRPGVRVVDPDPRALAMPADGRISQCGAIEAGRIFQAKGQSFTAAELLGDADAARPFEEGLFATVYLSPKDYHRVHMPWTGTLRETAHVPGRLFSVGPAAVRHVPRLFARNERLVCHFDTDFGPMAVVMVGALLVSGVETVWSGEEIPAYGSRVTVRDYRGEDITLERFEEMARFNYGSTVIVLLPPGVAELAPGLCAESAVKLGQRLATRI; translated from the coding sequence ATGAGCCTGAGCACCAAACTCACCTACGCGCTGCCTCACCGCCTGCTCTCCTCGCTGGCGCGCCGGCTGGCCTACTCGGACCACCCGCGCGTGCGGCGCTGGCTGATCGACAACGTGACCCGCCGGTTCGGGGTCGACCTGTCGGAGGCGTCACAGTCGGATCCGGCCGCCTACCCCACCTTCAATGCGTTCTTCACCCGCGCGCTCCGGCCGGGCGTACGCGTGGTCGATCCCGACCCGCGCGCGCTGGCCATGCCGGCCGACGGCCGCATCAGCCAGTGCGGGGCGATCGAGGCCGGCCGGATCTTCCAGGCCAAGGGGCAGTCTTTCACCGCCGCCGAGCTCCTCGGCGATGCCGATGCCGCCCGTCCGTTCGAGGAAGGCCTGTTCGCCACCGTCTACCTGTCGCCGAAGGATTACCACCGGGTACACATGCCCTGGACGGGCACCCTGCGCGAGACCGCGCACGTGCCCGGCCGGCTGTTCAGCGTCGGACCGGCGGCGGTGCGCCACGTGCCGCGCCTGTTCGCGCGCAACGAGCGGCTGGTCTGCCACTTCGATACCGACTTCGGCCCGATGGCGGTGGTGATGGTCGGTGCCTTGCTGGTGTCGGGCGTCGAGACGGTGTGGTCCGGCGAGGAGATTCCGGCCTACGGCAGCCGGGTGACCGTCCGCGATTACCGCGGCGAGGACATCACGCTGGAGCGGTTCGAGGAAATGGCGCGGTTCAACTACGGCTCCACCGTGATCGTGCTGCTGCCGCCCGGGGTCGCCGAGCTCGCACCGGGCCTGTGCGCCGAGTCGGCGGTCAAGCTCGGCCAGCGGCTGGCCACCCGGATCTGA
- the prmB gene encoding 50S ribosomal protein L3 N(5)-glutamine methyltransferase: MATQRADFADTTFEQVSIIDLIRFGGSRFAEAGLTFGHSYDNALDEATQLVLHALSMPHDLSPVYGASRVSREEKTRVLALFERRINERIPAAYLTGEAWFAGLSFKSDPRALVPRSPIAELIENGFEPWLGGREVSRALDLCTGSGCIAIATGHHHPDWEVVGIDISDDALALAAENKARLHASNVSFRKSDLFDGLQGEVFDLIVTNPPYVTHDETDALPAEYAHEPELGLRAGDDGLDLALRIMRDAPAHLSDDGLLICEVGEAEHALVALLPELPLAWVEFKVGQMGIFVVERADLVEHHARIAELAASRG; encoded by the coding sequence ATGGCCACTCAGCGCGCCGATTTTGCCGACACCACCTTCGAGCAGGTCTCGATCATCGACCTGATCCGATTCGGCGGCAGCCGTTTCGCCGAGGCCGGGCTTACCTTCGGCCACAGCTACGACAACGCGCTGGACGAAGCCACCCAGCTGGTGCTGCACGCGCTGTCGATGCCGCACGACCTTAGCCCGGTGTATGGCGCCTCGCGCGTCAGCCGTGAGGAGAAGACGCGCGTGCTGGCGCTGTTCGAGCGTCGTATCAACGAGCGCATCCCGGCGGCCTACCTGACCGGCGAGGCGTGGTTTGCCGGGCTGAGCTTCAAGTCCGACCCGCGCGCGCTGGTGCCGCGCTCGCCGATCGCCGAGCTGATCGAGAACGGGTTCGAGCCGTGGCTCGGCGGGCGCGAGGTATCACGCGCACTGGACCTGTGCACCGGGTCGGGTTGCATCGCGATCGCCACCGGCCACCACCACCCGGACTGGGAGGTGGTCGGCATCGACATCAGCGACGACGCACTGGCACTGGCGGCGGAGAACAAGGCGCGGCTGCACGCCAGCAACGTGTCGTTCCGCAAGTCGGACCTGTTCGACGGGTTGCAGGGCGAGGTGTTCGACCTGATCGTCACCAATCCCCCCTACGTCACCCATGACGAGACCGACGCGCTGCCCGCCGAGTACGCCCACGAGCCCGAGCTGGGCCTGCGCGCCGGCGACGACGGACTCGACCTGGCGCTGCGGATCATGCGCGACGCGCCGGCGCACCTGTCCGACGATGGCCTCCTGATCTGCGAGGTCGGCGAGGCCGAACACGCACTGGTCGCGCTGCTGCCGGAGCTGCCCTTGGCCTGGGTGGAGTTCAAGGTCGGCCAGATGGGCATCTTCGTGGTGGAGCGCGCCGACCTGGTCGAGCACCATGCGAGGATTGCCGAACTCGCCGCCAGCCGCGGCTGA
- a CDS encoding phosphoribosylanthranilate isomerase, which produces MNRILFRTRIKFCGFTRPGDVRLACELGADAIGFVFARNSPRRIEPEEARAMRQALAPLVDAVALFMDNPVDEVREVVRQIRPSLLQFHGDEDDAFCRGFGVPYLKAIPMGGELAQQHPAALHTRYPGAAGFLFDSHSAGGAGGSGKTFDWGRIPAGVQKPYVLAGGLTADNVFDAIIATLPWAVDVSTSIESAPGLKDGDKMRRFVEEVRRADCHVLD; this is translated from the coding sequence GTGAACCGTATCCTGTTCCGTACCCGCATCAAGTTCTGCGGCTTCACCCGCCCGGGTGACGTCCGCCTGGCCTGCGAGCTGGGTGCCGATGCGATCGGATTCGTGTTCGCGCGCAACAGTCCGCGTCGCATCGAACCCGAGGAAGCGCGCGCCATGCGCCAGGCGCTCGCTCCCCTGGTCGATGCGGTCGCGCTGTTCATGGACAACCCGGTCGATGAAGTGCGCGAAGTCGTCCGCCAGATCCGCCCGAGCCTGCTGCAGTTCCATGGCGACGAGGACGACGCTTTCTGCCGTGGATTCGGCGTGCCGTACCTGAAGGCGATCCCGATGGGCGGCGAGCTCGCCCAGCAGCATCCCGCCGCGTTGCACACGCGCTATCCGGGCGCGGCCGGGTTCCTGTTCGACAGCCATTCCGCCGGGGGCGCGGGCGGCAGTGGCAAGACGTTCGACTGGGGAAGGATCCCGGCGGGCGTGCAGAAGCCCTACGTGCTCGCAGGCGGGCTGACCGCCGACAACGTCTTCGACGCGATCATCGCCACGCTCCCCTGGGCGGTCGACGTATCCACCAGCATCGAGAGCGCACCCGGCCTCAAGGATGGCGACAAGATGCGCCGGTTCGTCGAGGAAGTGCGCCGCGCCGACTGCCACGTACTCGACTGA
- the trpB gene encoding tryptophan synthase subunit beta → MSPDPIDFHAYPDAAGHFGRFGGRFVAETLMGPLQELADAYDAARVDPAFVGAFERDLAHYVGRPSPIYHARRLSDETGGAQILLKREDLNHTGAHKINNTIGQALLASRMGKPRIIAETGAGQHGVASATVAARLGLECVVYMGATDIERQKVNVHRMKLLGATVVPVSSGSATLKDALNEAMRDWVTNVADTFYIIGTVAGPDPYPRMVRDFNAVVGREARAQMLAEYGRLPDAVTACVGGGSNAIGIFHAFLNDAGVRIVGAEAAGEGVGSGRHAASLSAGRPGVLHGNRTYVLCDDDGQIIETHSVSAGLDYPGVGPEHAFLKDTGRAEYVGVTDDEALAAFHRLTRTEGILPALESSHAIAQAIKLARGMPRDALVLCNLSGRGDKDVHTIAARDGLVF, encoded by the coding sequence ATGTCGCCCGACCCGATCGATTTCCACGCCTATCCCGACGCTGCCGGCCACTTCGGCCGGTTCGGCGGTCGCTTCGTCGCCGAGACCCTGATGGGGCCGCTGCAGGAACTGGCAGACGCCTACGATGCCGCCCGCGTGGACCCCGCCTTCGTCGGAGCATTCGAGCGCGACCTGGCGCACTACGTGGGCCGTCCCAGCCCGATCTACCACGCGCGTCGGCTCAGCGATGAAACCGGCGGCGCGCAGATCCTGCTCAAGCGCGAGGACCTGAACCACACGGGCGCGCACAAGATCAACAACACCATCGGCCAGGCACTGCTCGCCAGCCGCATGGGCAAGCCACGAATCATCGCCGAGACCGGCGCCGGCCAGCACGGCGTGGCATCGGCCACCGTGGCCGCAAGGCTGGGGCTCGAATGCGTGGTCTACATGGGCGCGACCGACATCGAGCGGCAGAAGGTCAACGTCCACCGCATGAAGCTGCTGGGGGCCACCGTGGTGCCGGTCAGCAGCGGTTCGGCGACGCTCAAGGACGCGCTGAACGAGGCGATGCGCGACTGGGTGACCAACGTCGCCGACACCTTCTACATCATCGGCACCGTCGCCGGCCCGGACCCGTACCCGCGCATGGTGCGTGACTTCAACGCCGTGGTCGGCCGCGAGGCGCGCGCGCAGATGCTCGCCGAGTACGGGCGCCTGCCCGACGCAGTCACCGCGTGCGTGGGTGGCGGCAGCAATGCCATCGGCATCTTCCACGCCTTCCTCAACGATGCCGGCGTGCGCATCGTCGGCGCCGAGGCGGCCGGCGAGGGCGTGGGCAGCGGACGCCACGCCGCGTCGCTGTCGGCCGGTCGTCCCGGTGTGCTGCACGGCAACCGCACCTACGTACTGTGCGACGACGACGGCCAGATCATCGAGACCCACTCGGTGTCGGCCGGGCTCGACTACCCCGGCGTCGGTCCCGAACATGCCTTCCTGAAGGACACGGGGCGCGCCGAGTATGTCGGCGTGACGGACGACGAGGCCCTCGCGGCCTTCCACCGGTTGACCCGGACCGAGGGCATCCTGCCGGCGCTGGAGTCCAGCCACGCCATCGCCCAGGCAATCAAGCTCGCCCGCGGCATGCCGCGCGACGCGCTGGTGCTGTGCAACCTCTCCGGTCGTGGCGACAAGGATGTCCACACCATCGCCGCCCGCGACGGGCTGGTGTTTTGA
- the truA gene encoding tRNA pseudouridine(38-40) synthase TruA yields the protein MPAEPVPSRPRPSGASPARRRFALGVEYDGSEFSGWQRLNKPGEPERRGEPTVQAALEQALSFVAGEGVEVVCAGRTDAGVHASAQVVHFDGPAQRDVRGWVLGTTSRLPPSVCVRWCVPVADDFHARFSARARRYRYSILNRAVRPALQRQYLSWERRPLDAAAMHRSAQALVGEHDFSAFRTVHCQAPHARRDLQFIAVERQGDVVTVEVQANAFLHHMVRNIVGSLLPVGRGEQPEEWLGDLLAGRDRTVAGPTAPSAGLVFLGPRYPAQWGLPAEVEL from the coding sequence GTGCCTGCCGAACCAGTACCGTCCAGGCCCCGACCGTCCGGGGCATCGCCGGCGCGGCGCCGTTTCGCGCTGGGCGTGGAATACGACGGCAGCGAATTCTCCGGCTGGCAGCGGCTCAACAAACCCGGTGAGCCCGAACGCCGCGGCGAACCCACGGTGCAGGCGGCGCTGGAGCAGGCGTTATCGTTCGTGGCCGGCGAGGGCGTCGAAGTCGTGTGCGCTGGCCGTACCGACGCCGGCGTGCATGCCTCGGCCCAGGTCGTGCATTTCGACGGCCCGGCCCAACGCGACGTGCGTGGCTGGGTGCTCGGCACGACCAGCCGGTTGCCGCCGTCGGTCTGCGTGCGCTGGTGCGTGCCGGTGGCCGATGACTTCCATGCACGGTTCTCCGCACGCGCCCGTCGCTACCGCTATTCGATCCTCAACCGCGCGGTCCGCCCCGCGTTGCAACGGCAATACCTGAGCTGGGAGCGTCGACCGCTTGATGCAGCGGCCATGCACCGCTCCGCCCAGGCACTGGTCGGCGAGCATGACTTCTCCGCGTTCCGCACCGTCCATTGCCAGGCGCCGCACGCCCGGCGCGACCTGCAGTTCATCGCGGTAGAGCGCCAGGGCGACGTGGTGACGGTGGAGGTGCAGGCCAATGCGTTCCTGCACCACATGGTCCGCAACATCGTCGGCAGCCTGCTGCCGGTGGGGCGCGGCGAGCAGCCCGAAGAATGGCTCGGCGACCTGCTCGCCGGGCGCGACCGTACCGTTGCCGGACCGACCGCACCGTCGGCCGGTCTGGTGTTCCTCGGGCCGCGCTACCCTGCACAATGGGGTCTCCCCGCCGAGGTCGAGCTGTGA